The following coding sequences are from one Campylobacter sp. RM16187 window:
- a CDS encoding c-type cytochrome codes for MNWYKISFLACFISIFGLNADEPSYIFEAKGEFAKELKALVEKYSKDENISINVYEKSKEQDRSGRFLNIGIDSNRKYSLEKGKELYTKNCARCHGENGEKRASYGSEKLTKLSADDIEVAFSGYLNDPSYGGSTRDIMKSIAATTTYNELGAIIVFLKGVDALKYKHSQDENTDVATTPNQGSYLR; via the coding sequence ATGAATTGGTATAAAATTTCATTTTTGGCATGTTTTATTTCTATTTTTGGCCTGAATGCAGATGAGCCAAGCTATATATTTGAAGCTAAAGGCGAATTTGCGAAAGAGCTAAAAGCTCTTGTTGAAAAATATTCCAAAGATGAAAATATAAGTATAAATGTTTATGAAAAATCTAAAGAGCAAGATAGGAGCGGTAGGTTTTTAAATATAGGTATAGATAGTAATAGAAAATATAGTCTGGAAAAGGGCAAGGAATTATATACTAAAAATTGTGCTAGATGTCACGGAGAGAACGGAGAAAAAAGAGCCTCTTACGGATCTGAAAAGCTTACAAAACTATCTGCTGATGATATAGAAGTTGCGTTTTCTGGTTATCTAAACGATCCTTCTTACGGTGGTAGCACTAGGGATATAATGAAGTCTATTGCCGCAACAACTACATATAACGAACTTGGGGCTATTATTGTATTTTTAAAAGGTGTTGATGCTTTAAAATATAAGCATAGCCAAGATGAAAATACAGATGTCGCAACTACTCCTAACCAAGGTAGCTATTTAAGATAA
- a CDS encoding DUF4406 domain-containing protein, which produces MEETRVYVATPYGALRCSDNMRDYLAQNIAKEECAKIRRAGYEPVSAVQQLAGKFNEDTQRDEALEAGIELLESCDHIYMSTHPDSKNSKGMSAELDRARELGISELVLNKDGSAELVLGI; this is translated from the coding sequence ATGGAAGAGACTAGAGTCTATGTCGCCACACCTTACGGTGCGCTTAGATGTAGCGATAATATGCGTGATTATCTTGCGCAAAACATAGCCAAAGAAGAGTGCGCCAAGATAAGAAGGGCAGGATATGAGCCTGTAAGTGCAGTGCAGCAGCTTGCAGGAAAATTTAACGAAGACACACAAAGAGATGAGGCTTTAGAAGCTGGGATTGAGCTACTTGAAAGCTGCGATCATATCTATATGAGCACTCATCCGGATAGTAAAAATTCTAAAGGCATGTCCGCCGAGCTTGATAGAGCAAGAGAGCTAGGCATAAGCGAGCTAGTGCTAAATAAAGACGGCTCGGCTGAGCTTGTGCTAGGTATTTAA
- a CDS encoding phage head morphogenesis protein yields MSSVALSFFAKPENVVKFLQARKSELHFDYDEIMHEAHSRVFTVAKITKIDLLNDIQKSLSEAYKEGQRFSEWQKDISPLLAKKGWLGDVSVTNPNTGETKQIYVGSRRLRRIFNTNMRVSIAKARYESQMNSYAQYFRYVAILDSRVRPNHKKLHGLILPKTDKFWDKNYPPNDWGCRCKVQVLTEDELKSEGWQVSKSIPLNIADKDWAYNVGKADNKDKILKEKIKKIDKDSALAKAALSELKTLEQDRKLYVWQQGLNDMLKVLISGSIIKDKAFQVVQVGELRPKIKKALNNQGITPKANSIAIYQNTISHITRDSKPKTKEPNVAEIKAVVEVFYKAKHVYYDKEKGNLLYFYKSLQDDKTVNYAVVRLDYVLKKFHVDNFIATITKIPFFNLRTMLDQVDKKGEKIYVRIK; encoded by the coding sequence ATGAGTAGCGTAGCTTTATCATTTTTTGCAAAGCCTGAAAATGTAGTTAAATTTTTACAAGCCAGAAAGTCGGAGCTTCATTTTGATTATGATGAGATTATGCATGAGGCTCACAGCAGAGTATTTACCGTAGCAAAAATCACTAAAATAGATCTTCTTAATGACATACAAAAAAGCCTAAGCGAGGCATATAAAGAGGGACAAAGATTTAGCGAGTGGCAAAAAGACATAAGTCCCTTACTTGCCAAAAAGGGCTGGCTAGGCGATGTAAGCGTAACCAATCCGAACACCGGCGAAACAAAACAGATATACGTAGGCTCAAGGCGTCTTAGGCGCATATTTAATACAAACATGAGGGTAAGTATTGCAAAGGCTAGATACGAAAGCCAAATGAACTCGTATGCGCAGTATTTTAGGTATGTAGCCATACTTGACTCAAGAGTTCGCCCTAACCACAAAAAACTACATGGGCTCATACTTCCAAAAACCGATAAATTTTGGGACAAAAACTATCCGCCTAACGACTGGGGATGTAGGTGCAAGGTTCAAGTACTAACAGAGGATGAGCTTAAAAGCGAAGGCTGGCAAGTGTCTAAAAGCATTCCTTTAAATATAGCCGATAAAGACTGGGCTTATAATGTAGGCAAAGCCGATAACAAGGATAAAATTTTAAAAGAAAAAATTAAAAAAATAGATAAAGACTCCGCTCTTGCAAAAGCTGCACTATCGGAGCTTAAAACCCTAGAGCAAGATCGAAAGCTTTATGTTTGGCAGCAAGGGCTTAATGATATGCTAAAAGTTCTGATTAGCGGCTCAATCATTAAAGATAAAGCTTTTCAAGTAGTTCAAGTGGGAGAGTTGAGACCAAAAATAAAAAAAGCCCTAAATAATCAAGGTATAACACCAAAGGCTAATAGTATAGCCATATATCAAAACACGATTTCACATATTACCAGAGATAGTAAACCAAAGACAAAAGAGCCGAATGTGGCTGAAATAAAAGCTGTAGTTGAAGTATTTTATAAAGCTAAACATGTTTATTATGACAAAGAAAAGGGAAATTTGCTCTATTTTTACAAAAGCTTACAAGATGATAAAACAGTAAATTATGCAGTAGTAAGACTTGATTATGTTTTGAAGAAATTTCATGTTGATAACTTTATTGCTACGATTACAAAAATTCCATTTTTTAATTTAAGAACAATGCTAGACCAAGTAGATAAAAAAGGAGAAAAGATATATGTTAGGATCAAGTAG
- a CDS encoding Dps family protein produces MSKVIQQLNQIQADAHALFIKFHDYHWNVKGIQFFSIHEYTEKAYNELAELFDEVAERAIQLGGKAITKPEELNKLSHIKPAGKDSYTPIEVLKGILAEYEHLLAEFKKLAEVAEGDSTTVAIAEDNIAKYEKAIWMLNATLA; encoded by the coding sequence ATGTCAAAAGTAATTCAACAACTAAACCAAATTCAGGCTGACGCTCATGCGTTATTTATCAAATTTCATGACTATCACTGGAATGTTAAAGGTATTCAATTTTTTAGCATTCACGAATACACAGAAAAAGCTTATAACGAATTAGCGGAACTTTTCGATGAAGTAGCAGAAAGAGCTATCCAACTAGGCGGAAAAGCTATAACAAAACCTGAAGAGTTAAACAAACTATCTCATATCAAGCCTGCAGGCAAAGACAGCTATACTCCGATAGAAGTTCTAAAGGGAATTTTAGCAGAGTATGAGCACCTTCTGGCTGAATTTAAAAAGCTTGCAGAAGTTGCAGAAGGCGATAGCACTACTGTAGCTATAGCTGAAGACAATATCGCAAAATACGAAAAAGCCATATGGATGCTTAACGCAACACTTGCGTAA
- a CDS encoding helix-turn-helix domain-containing protein, producing MDVTKVLNNIKEAYKARNMEELANKMGVSISTFNSWRNRKNIPKKYILECSRLTNYDYEWLLHDNNKYAKNTFISGDRNVYIGNDTKINGSGIIGSSISNSHIVGGIMPNQTKPEYAELYDLIKDYATPKIIQEFKERLLKIKAAHEGH from the coding sequence ATGGATGTTACAAAAGTGCTAAATAACATCAAGGAAGCATATAAAGCCCGTAATATGGAAGAGTTAGCAAATAAAATGGGTGTTTCTATTTCGACCTTTAATTCATGGAGAAATAGAAAAAATATACCGAAAAAGTATATTCTAGAATGTAGTCGTTTGACTAATTATGACTATGAATGGCTTTTGCACGACAATAACAAATATGCTAAAAATACTTTTATATCGGGCGATAGAAATGTGTATATTGGCAATGATACCAAAATTAATGGAAGTGGTATTATAGGAAGCTCTATAAGTAATAGCCATATAGTAGGCGGCATAATGCCAAACCAAACCAAGCCAGAATATGCAGAACTTTATGACCTTATTAAAGACTATGCAACCCCAAAAATAATTCAAGAATTTAAAGAGAGACTTTTAAAAATTAAGGCTGCTCATGAAGGACATTGA
- a CDS encoding regulatory protein GemA, which produces MTRSQEIYRKQLLARIHTHPQYKIIKDNDAWSDWLSVRFGVSSSKELSLKELNKILDILNNKCEDEIDIKPDFTGRNMIKSDKITTKQNQKIYVLANELCWDEMKLLRFVKRQIGYYVLTLKALSKKQANKVIIGLEAVIKSEVKKRNKA; this is translated from the coding sequence ATGACACGCTCTCAAGAGATATATAGAAAGCAGCTTTTAGCAAGAATTCACACTCATCCACAATATAAAATCATCAAAGATAATGACGCATGGAGCGATTGGCTATCGGTTAGATTTGGCGTAAGCAGCTCAAAAGAGCTAAGCTTAAAAGAGTTAAACAAGATCCTTGATATTTTAAATAACAAATGCGAGGACGAGATAGATATAAAGCCTGATTTTACCGGGCGAAATATGATAAAAAGCGATAAGATCACAACCAAGCAAAATCAAAAGATATATGTGCTAGCTAATGAGCTTTGTTGGGATGAGATGAAGCTGCTAAGATTTGTAAAAAGGCAGATAGGATACTATGTGCTTACTCTAAAAGCTCTAAGCAAAAAGCAGGCAAATAAGGTTATCATCGGTCTTGAAGCAGTCATAAAATCAGAGGTTAAAAAGAGAAACAAGGCTTAA
- a CDS encoding NrdR family transcriptional regulator, whose protein sequence is MLAILQWRCFIFCPYCGYEKTRVSATVKGLETTRFRKCDSCGRTWTTIEIVKQNDEYLEKFIRARDEYRNKGA, encoded by the coding sequence ATGCTTGCCATATTACAATGGAGGTGTTTTATTTTTTGCCCATATTGTGGATATGAAAAGACTAGAGTAAGCGCTACGGTAAAGGGTCTTGAAACAACTCGCTTTAGAAAATGCGATAGCTGCGGTAGGACATGGACTACTATAGAAATCGTCAAACAAAACGACGAATACCTTGAAAAATTCATAAGAGCAAGAGATGAGTATAGAAATAAAGGGGCTTGA
- a CDS encoding sigma factor-like helix-turn-helix DNA-binding protein translates to MTHAEIAKILGVSSERVRQIERTAIAKLSHPRNKKAWESIKETMAMLEIQRAKRAAQSVEGEMR, encoded by the coding sequence ATGACCCACGCGGAGATAGCTAAGATTCTTGGCGTCAGTAGCGAAAGAGTGCGCCAAATAGAGCGCACCGCTATCGCAAAGCTATCACATCCGAGAAATAAAAAGGCGTGGGAAAGCATAAAAGAGACTATGGCGATGCTAGAGATACAAAGAGCTAAAAGAGCCGCACAAAGCGTAGAAGGAGAGATGAGATGA
- a CDS encoding host-nuclease inhibitor Gam family protein — protein MQINSFSDVDIALKRLCEVSVGIEKINGEVTLECNRIKESRKTEVERLENEKSFIEQQITLFCEDNKAEFAEKRSKEFTFGEIGYRISKSVRVPNVKAKLESLLSSIKAFGLAKECIIYEEKPNKEALAELKDEDLVKLGLKRVVKDNFRIVPKIESLEIKA, from the coding sequence ATGCAGATAAATAGTTTTAGCGATGTAGATATCGCTTTAAAAAGACTTTGTGAAGTAAGTGTAGGGATTGAGAAAATTAACGGCGAAGTAACGCTTGAGTGCAACCGCATCAAAGAGTCAAGAAAAACAGAGGTTGAAAGGCTGGAAAATGAAAAGAGCTTTATAGAGCAGCAAATAACTCTTTTTTGCGAGGATAATAAAGCCGAATTTGCCGAAAAAAGAAGCAAGGAATTTACCTTCGGAGAGATTGGATACCGAATAAGCAAAAGTGTACGCGTACCAAACGTAAAGGCAAAGCTTGAAAGTCTATTAAGCTCTATAAAGGCTTTTGGATTAGCCAAAGAGTGCATAATATATGAAGAAAAGCCTAATAAAGAGGCTTTAGCTGAGTTAAAAGATGAAGACTTGGTAAAACTTGGACTTAAAAGAGTTGTTAAAGATAACTTTAGAATAGTGCCAAAGATAGAGAGCTTGGAGATAAAGGCTTAA
- a CDS encoding HNH endonuclease signature motif containing protein, with product MRDERGRFVKGYASWNKGKKGYMGANKTSFKKGHVPQNHKPVGTITLRTSHKLDEKYYWIKIAEPKTWKMLHVYIWEQANGIAPKGCCVIFKDKNTLNVKLENLMLVKRGSLAVLNNKFPDCHSELKETRVKLIELKQTINQRERSIV from the coding sequence ATGAGAGACGAAAGAGGAAGATTTGTAAAGGGCTATGCCTCTTGGAATAAAGGCAAAAAAGGCTATATGGGAGCCAACAAAACAAGCTTTAAAAAAGGACATGTACCTCAAAACCATAAGCCGGTAGGCACTATAACACTAAGAACAAGCCACAAGCTAGACGAAAAATACTACTGGATAAAGATAGCAGAGCCAAAAACGTGGAAGATGCTACATGTTTATATATGGGAGCAAGCAAATGGAATAGCCCCAAAAGGTTGCTGTGTGATATTTAAAGACAAGAACACTCTAAATGTAAAGCTTGAAAATTTAATGCTTGTAAAAAGAGGTTCTTTGGCTGTTTTAAATAATAAATTCCCGGACTGTCATTCGGAGTTAAAAGAAACAAGAGTCAAGCTCATAGAGCTAAAACAAACAATAAATCAAAGAGAAAGGAGTATTGTATGA
- a CDS encoding phage virion morphogenesis protein: MDQKKILRLSGDLADNWHIKSTKNSVTVSNNSSNNGFAYGLTHQFGSSKLNIPARPFLPIDRNGELEPNLKENILKFLDKKLTSEFK, translated from the coding sequence GTGGATCAAAAAAAAATACTAAGGCTAAGCGGAGATCTGGCCGACAACTGGCATATAAAATCAACTAAAAACAGCGTAACTGTATCAAATAATAGCTCAAATAATGGTTTTGCATACGGACTTACTCATCAATTCGGAAGCTCAAAGCTTAATATACCCGCTAGACCGTTTTTGCCAATAGATAGAAACGGAGAGCTAGAACCCAATCTAAAAGAAAATATACTTAAATTTCTAGACAAGAAGCTAACGAGCGAGTTTAAATAG
- a CDS encoding integrase catalytic domain-containing protein — protein sequence MNSFEVAKLCACTPQNIRKKTKQAANANKAYIKVKDMIFMFRMVKNSTGKAYEYIQLSDEIQPADVHVLKDSESVLVQSTLCEKAISAATESIGSLNFMQNELSEVSTQALQSWKKEGKNANSGNRENASCKAASGTKPSYEVRSRANASKRSGKDDAKRGSINSGGSSEAVKIPAFCKEYEQKGLCGQDSRSRSVWMESERSLDGHTIHNLYDDNSASDNICLNESTYKERIIDENQDGYTRNSCVGEREDEQTRIYAGQYADGVRSLCECYGNRAGCEREICSSRDKALYGLYIQAGKIEEQSGKSEAKAIECEAKRNIDETDKKNVVNICSHSDTINNNMCVADSKGELWAPKVRGVVWQTGRMGGEIDNDDSDGYASSNNDSGNHAVVYDAGGIGKDTASRLKFLESKKGIEALQKEEILKLYARAKAKGRKTAAFIEYVNSNKAYSIKVTENKLFAWQRAYQSEGFEGLIDKRTSHKECQIEANGLTDKAIELILASNKRIDAGSIWEKLNEHLAVRDALDVNLLAATYARGKTPISMSSVYRFISKWKNDNKLADIVRRHGVEKARGMLMPGIGDMSWNVDSINQIVEIDATKLDMICINSELARLLGVSKEEAKKIQQRFQIISIIDIYSHVRVYEVCESENSLAVARCVAKYILRYGKPRVIRGDNGKAFLSNAVQEAVKNLGIEYHAVIPYAGWKKPFVERSFGVFQSRFTAALAGYIGRCVSERIGLEGLYGKADKRAKKGEKTRLENLMQLDDLVRLLDEYNEGTINNTAFGKDKTLPRELYDEKVSEAVYMHEYEVMSLIGGIKTSKGGNKKGIKYLGNTFVFSNLFKYKEIYYSINLNNISQLFVFNKDREFLGIATSTDAAPVTAEQAKAEQKIFEKELRKEQKRVDEARISVSKEKQLVIGIANRHLPHAKRPEPKAANNEAGENIKIQAKKAANLTRNGVISDERIASLDKPKQEKKEGGYVERMMQKRA from the coding sequence ATGAATAGTTTTGAAGTGGCTAAATTGTGTGCATGTACTCCTCAAAACATAAGAAAAAAGACGAAACAAGCAGCAAATGCAAATAAAGCATATATAAAAGTCAAGGATATGATTTTTATGTTTCGTATGGTTAAAAACTCTACAGGCAAAGCATACGAATATATTCAATTAAGTGATGAAATTCAACCTGCCGATGTGCATGTGCTTAAGGACTCTGAGAGTGTTCTTGTGCAAAGCACTCTCTGTGAGAAAGCCATAAGTGCGGCAACCGAGAGCATCGGCAGCTTAAATTTCATGCAAAACGAGCTAAGCGAAGTTTCTACGCAGGCTTTGCAAAGCTGGAAAAAGGAAGGTAAAAATGCAAACAGTGGCAATAGAGAGAACGCCTCTTGCAAAGCGGCGAGTGGAACGAAGCCGTCTTATGAAGTGCGGAGCAGAGCGAACGCAAGCAAGAGGAGTGGTAAAGATGATGCAAAAAGAGGATCGATTAACTCAGGCGGAAGTAGCGAGGCAGTCAAAATTCCTGCATTTTGCAAAGAATATGAGCAAAAAGGGCTTTGTGGTCAAGATAGCAGATCACGGAGTGTATGGATGGAGAGTGAAAGGAGCTTAGATGGACACACTATTCATAATCTGTATGACGATAATAGCGCTAGCGACAATATATGCTTAAATGAATCTACTTATAAAGAAAGGATCATAGATGAGAATCAAGATGGCTATACGAGGAACTCGTGCGTTGGTGAGCGTGAAGACGAGCAAACACGAATATATGCAGGACAATACGCTGATGGCGTGCGAAGCCTTTGTGAGTGCTATGGCAATAGGGCAGGATGTGAGCGAGAAATTTGCAGCAGCCGAGATAAAGCGTTGTATGGACTATATATTCAGGCGGGAAAAATCGAAGAGCAGAGCGGAAAAAGCGAAGCGAAAGCTATTGAATGCGAAGCGAAAAGGAATATAGATGAAACCGATAAAAAGAATGTTGTTAATATTTGTAGCCACTCCGATACTATTAACAATAACATGTGTGTTGCTGATAGCAAAGGGGAGCTATGGGCTCCAAAAGTTCGAGGAGTGGTTTGGCAGACTGGACGAATGGGCGGAGAGATAGACAATGATGATAGCGATGGATATGCTTCAAGCAACAATGATTCTGGCAATCATGCTGTGGTTTATGATGCAGGCGGTATAGGTAAAGATACCGCCTCAAGACTTAAATTTCTAGAGAGCAAAAAGGGAATTGAAGCCCTGCAAAAAGAGGAGATATTAAAACTTTATGCAAGAGCCAAAGCAAAAGGAAGAAAAACAGCCGCTTTTATAGAGTATGTAAATTCAAACAAAGCATATTCTATAAAAGTTACTGAAAACAAGCTATTTGCTTGGCAAAGAGCTTATCAAAGCGAAGGTTTTGAGGGTCTAATAGATAAGCGAACGTCTCATAAAGAGTGCCAAATAGAAGCTAACGGACTTACAGACAAAGCCATAGAGCTGATACTGGCTTCAAACAAGCGAATAGATGCGGGAAGCATATGGGAGAAGCTAAACGAACACTTAGCCGTAAGAGATGCGCTTGATGTAAATTTACTCGCCGCAACTTACGCAAGAGGTAAAACACCTATAAGCATGAGCAGTGTTTATCGCTTCATATCCAAATGGAAAAACGACAATAAGCTTGCGGATATCGTAAGAAGGCACGGAGTTGAAAAGGCAAGAGGTATGCTGATGCCAGGTATCGGCGATATGAGCTGGAATGTCGATAGCATAAATCAGATAGTGGAGATAGATGCCACCAAACTTGATATGATCTGTATAAACTCGGAACTCGCAAGACTGCTTGGAGTGAGCAAGGAAGAGGCTAAAAAGATACAACAGCGCTTCCAGATAATCTCAATCATAGATATTTATAGTCACGTAAGAGTATACGAGGTGTGCGAAAGCGAAAATTCGCTAGCGGTTGCCAGATGTGTAGCTAAATACATACTAAGATACGGCAAACCTAGGGTAATACGCGGAGACAACGGCAAAGCCTTTTTAAGTAATGCGGTTCAAGAGGCGGTTAAAAACCTAGGTATAGAGTATCACGCAGTCATACCGTATGCGGGCTGGAAAAAGCCGTTTGTGGAAAGAAGCTTTGGAGTGTTTCAAAGCAGATTTACGGCGGCTTTAGCCGGATACATAGGAAGATGCGTAAGTGAAAGAATAGGTCTTGAGGGACTATATGGAAAAGCCGATAAGAGAGCTAAAAAGGGCGAAAAAACAAGACTTGAAAATTTAATGCAGCTTGACGATCTAGTGCGTTTGCTTGACGAATACAACGAAGGTACTATAAACAATACCGCCTTTGGAAAAGATAAAACACTGCCTAGAGAGCTTTACGACGAAAAGGTAAGCGAGGCGGTATATATGCATGAATATGAGGTGATGTCTTTAATAGGCGGCATAAAAACAAGCAAAGGCGGCAACAAAAAAGGCATTAAATACCTAGGAAATACCTTTGTGTTTTCAAATTTATTCAAATATAAAGAGATTTATTACTCTATAAACCTTAACAACATATCTCAACTGTTCGTGTTTAATAAAGATAGAGAATTTTTAGGAATTGCAACCAGTACCGATGCTGCACCCGTAACGGCCGAACAAGCCAAAGCGGAGCAAAAAATCTTTGAAAAAGAGCTAAGAAAAGAGCAAAAACGAGTAGATGAAGCCAGAATCTCCGTAAGTAAAGAAAAGCAGCTAGTAATAGGCATAGCAAATAGACACTTACCGCACGCAAAACGCCCTGAGCCTAAAGCCGCTAATAATGAAGCCGGCGAAAACATAAAAATACAGGCTAAAAAGGCGGCGAATTTAACTCGTAACGGCGTGATAAGCGACGAGAGAATAGCAAGCCTTGACAAGCCTAAACAGGAGAAAAAAGAAGGCGGGTATGTTGAAAGGATGATGCAAAAGAGAGCCTAG
- a CDS encoding AAA family ATPase yields the protein MDIDLIRSELRSFISQTSISQSAIARAIGVSATQISQFLNGKYPGDNESLATEIVKVMRNHNQKALKKGKDDEDENFTPYYTHDFSRAMFVIDDAIEDREMAVIYGEPGTGKSVIMKAAKQKYPNAVLIEATLNTNAAAFLDELMLKLNLSLSGKKANDKHNTIVDFLNKPNTDKVILIDEAEHLSVRSLEDLRRINDFTQTPIIFCGTHILINNLRGTNGELKQLYSRICGKWVMRGLGKDECEKIFKAPYIFKWSENANGYANFRISAKLYKKSLKLARNENCEMDEKIVEEASEMMILGDE from the coding sequence ATGGATATAGACCTTATAAGATCCGAGCTAAGAAGCTTTATAAGTCAAACTTCGATCTCTCAAAGCGCTATAGCTAGAGCCATAGGCGTCAGCGCTACACAGATCAGTCAGTTTTTAAACGGAAAATATCCGGGCGATAATGAGAGCCTCGCCACGGAAATAGTAAAAGTGATGAGAAATCATAACCAAAAAGCGCTTAAAAAAGGCAAAGATGACGAAGATGAAAATTTCACTCCGTATTATACGCATGATTTTTCAAGGGCGATGTTTGTGATAGACGATGCCATAGAAGATCGCGAGATGGCGGTTATCTACGGAGAGCCGGGTACAGGCAAAAGCGTGATAATGAAAGCCGCAAAGCAAAAATATCCTAATGCGGTGCTTATAGAAGCCACGCTAAATACCAATGCGGCGGCATTTTTGGACGAGCTGATGCTAAAGCTAAATTTGAGCCTATCCGGCAAGAAGGCAAACGATAAACATAACACTATCGTGGATTTTTTAAACAAGCCAAATACCGACAAGGTAATCTTAATAGACGAGGCTGAACATCTAAGCGTAAGAAGTCTTGAAGATCTTCGCCGTATCAATGACTTTACGCAAACTCCTATAATATTTTGCGGCACACACATCCTCATCAACAATTTACGCGGTACAAACGGCGAATTAAAGCAATTATACAGCAGAATATGCGGTAAGTGGGTAATGCGCGGACTTGGTAAAGATGAGTGTGAGAAGATTTTTAAAGCTCCATATATTTTTAAATGGAGCGAAAATGCAAACGGCTACGCAAATTTCAGAATAAGCGCAAAGCTATACAAAAAATCTCTAAAGCTAGCTCGAAATGAAAACTGCGAAATGGATGAAAAAATAGTGGAAGAAGCTAGCGAGATGATGATACTGGGTGACGAATAA
- a CDS encoding major outer membrane protein, with protein MKLTKISLAALVALGAFSSVASATPLEDAIKNVDLSGFARYRYTNEKTTPAVGDKETDARHQFKMLTTFKAALDDNFFGVLGLRYSTTDGSGSTNGDRTDTTDTFRVNEFYLGYKRDNTTVTLGKQIIGSYFTDDEAGTGIKVINTDIKGLTLAAIAFDALEYSGETDSAIPQVAFSNNLYGVAAIGSYDPVNFQLWYAMLVDVANAIAADVSFGFDISDDVNLGLQAQYGNVDVDDKVAALYKDTNFYATEAAASIFGVDLSLGYIGWKVKDKAKGFSTLEDQGSFISYGEQTFDYTDLEGRGNFWFATAGYGFGDFSIAAEYIKGDIKDDADKKTKMEEYVGRFSYDYSSKLVFESWYSHAKTKVDSSKTKSDAFRFEAKYSF; from the coding sequence ATGAAATTAACAAAGATTAGCTTGGCAGCTTTAGTTGCTTTAGGTGCTTTCTCAAGCGTTGCAAGTGCAACTCCGCTTGAAGATGCTATTAAAAATGTAGATCTTTCGGGATTTGCAAGATATAGATACACTAATGAAAAAACTACTCCTGCAGTAGGGGATAAAGAGACTGATGCCAGACATCAATTTAAAATGCTTACAACTTTCAAGGCAGCACTTGATGATAACTTCTTTGGCGTTTTGGGTTTGAGATATAGCACTACTGATGGTTCTGGATCAACAAACGGAGACAGGACAGACACAACCGATACTTTTAGAGTTAATGAATTCTACCTTGGCTATAAAAGAGATAACACAACAGTAACTCTTGGTAAGCAGATAATCGGTTCATACTTTACAGATGACGAGGCTGGAACCGGTATTAAAGTCATAAACACAGACATTAAAGGTCTAACACTTGCGGCTATAGCATTCGATGCACTTGAATATAGCGGTGAAACAGACTCTGCTATACCACAAGTTGCTTTTAGCAACAACCTTTATGGTGTAGCTGCTATAGGTTCTTACGATCCTGTAAATTTCCAACTATGGTATGCAATGCTTGTTGATGTTGCGAATGCTATAGCTGCCGATGTTTCATTTGGCTTTGATATTAGCGATGATGTCAATTTGGGTCTTCAAGCTCAATATGGAAATGTTGATGTAGATGATAAAGTAGCAGCCTTGTATAAAGATACAAACTTTTATGCGACAGAGGCAGCTGCAAGTATTTTTGGCGTAGATCTTTCATTGGGATATATAGGCTGGAAGGTTAAAGATAAAGCAAAAGGTTTCTCAACACTTGAAGATCAAGGTTCATTTATAAGTTACGGAGAGCAGACTTTTGATTATACCGATCTTGAAGGAAGAGGTAATTTCTGGTTTGCTACTGCTGGCTATGGATTTGGTGATTTTAGTATAGCTGCTGAGTATATCAAAGGTGACATAAAAGACGATGCCGATAAAAAAACAAAAATGGAAGAGTATGTGGGAAGATTCTCATATGACTATAGTTCTAAGCTAGTATTTGAGAGCTGGTATTCACATGCAAAAACTAAAGTTGATTCAAGTAAAACAAAAAGTGATGCCTTTAGATTTGAGGCTAAATACTCATTCTAA